The sequence below is a genomic window from Fibrobacterota bacterium.
AATTGCCCGATTTCGCGGGCCGGATTTGGATTAATAAGGGGGAAATCCAAGGCAACGGAATCGACGATGACGGCAATGGCTTGGTCGATGATGTGAGGGGATGGGATTTCCACGACAATGACAACGATCCCGATGACATCGATGGTCATGGCACTTCCATAGCTTCGGTGATCGGAAGCGCTTCGAATGATAGACTGGGATTTGCAGGTGTGGATTGGAAATGCAAGCTGATGATATTGAGGGATGGTCGTGACTCGAGCGGGCTTCTAGATAACACCTCTAAAGCCATTCGTTACGCCATAAAAATGAAAGCGCGGGTCATCAATATTTCAAGGGGGGATACGGCCGCCGCTCTCACAACCGAATACAAGGATGCGGTTGCAGCAGCTATTCAGGCGGGGATAGTTGTTGTAGCTGGATCTGCCAATAATGGCATTGAAAAAATTTCCGTGATCGCCCAGCTACCAGGTGTTATCGCTGTGGGCGCAACGGGTCCCGATGATCGCCGTGCAAAAGGTTTGAACCCTGGCTCTGCACCGAGCAATTACGGGGATCGACTCGATTTGGTCGCGCCAGGTGATTACATCCCGGTATTGGATATTTCATCAAATCAACCTTATGACCAAATGGCTTCCGGCACTTCGATGGCGACTGCCCAAGTCTCTGGCGTGGTGGCCCTGCTCCTGGCCCAAGACCCGCGCCGCACCCCTGCGCAAATCCGCGACATCCTATGCTCGAGCGCCGATGATCTCGTCGGCGACCCGCTTGAAGACACGCCTGGGCGCGACAAGTATTATGGTTGCGGCCGCGTGAACGCCTTTCGCGCTTTGTCGCAGATAAGCAGCATCCGTCCGCCGCGGCCTTCGCTAAGCCAAAAGCTGAACAGCCAGATCGTGGCCTTGAACCTTTTCACCGTCGATGGAAGAAGGGTTATCAAATCGGTTCCGGCCTTCGGAATCCAGGGGTTTGGATTAACCAAGCCGTAAATGGGTTGGCCAAGGCCTTGAAGCCTCGGCCCAACGAGAAGGGTTAACCGCCCAACGTCCCCTTCGTCGAAGGCACGTCCTTCACCCTGAGCGACGGCGAAATCGCCATCGCCAGCGCCCGCGCGAAGGCTTTGAACATCCCTTCCACGCAATGGTGCGCGTTCGAACCGCGCAGCAAATCGATGTGCAGGTTCATCTTGGCGTTCTCGCCCACGCTGCGGAAGAAATGCTGGACCAGCTCGGTGTCCAGGTTGCCGATGCGGGCCGAAGGGATGGCCGCGTTGTAGACGAAGCCGATGCGGCCCGACAAATCGAGGCAGCAACGGGCCAAGGCCTCGTCCATGGTCACGTAATAGAAGCCGTAACGCTCGATGCCCTTCTTATCCCCCACCGCCTTCAGCAGCGCCTCGCCCAGGCAGATGGCGATGTCCTCGGCGGAATGGTGCATGTCGATGTCGGTGTCGCCTTTGCATTCCACGGTCAACCCGATGCCCGAGTGTTTGCGCAGCAAATCCAGCATATGGTCCAGGAAGCCCGAGCCGGTGGAGATGGGCCCGTCGATGGCGGCATCCAGATCCAGGGACAGCTTGATGTCCGTCTCTTTGGTTTTGCGTTTGATGTCTGCTTTGCGCGCCACTGGGTTCCGCCTTCCTGCTTAAGTCTTAGGCCTTGGCCGGTTTCGCCGTCGAAGGGATGAGTTGGCCCGGCGTCGCCTTCTTGGGCGGCTCGATGTGGTAACGCTTTTGCAGGACCGCCGTCAGTGCCTTGGTGTTCTTCTCGAAATCGTTTACCGACAAGGTCAGGTAAAGCAGGGCGGCGGGTAGCAGCAGGGCGAGGGCGATGAGCAGGAGGATGGACATGGTCAGAACGTCTTCAGGGTGGTCCCGTATATCTTAAACCTTTTCCGTTCCGGGGTCACCGTTTTGTCGCCGATGGTGACTTCGACGGATTTGCGCTTGGAGACCATGACCACGATGGTATCGGTATGGCTCACCTGCATTTGCTTGCCCAGACGGAGCAGGGTGCTGAAATCTTCCTTGCCGGAGCGGACGACCCGCACGCCTACGCTGTCGATCAGCGGCTTGATGATGGCGGAATTCAGCCCGGCCATGGAAGCGGCGGCAGAGGCGGCGGCCGTTCCTGCAGGCGCGGCCGTCGAACCGGGGGTAGCGGACGATCCCGGAGCCGCGGCGGGGACGGTCGCGGCCGATGGCGCCGGAGCGGGCGCCGTGCCGGCGGGCGGGGCTACAGGCGCCTTGCCGGCGGGCGTGGCAGGCGTGGCGGGCGTCGCCGCATGCGGGCCTGCGCCGGAGGCCGGCTTGGAAGCGGCGCTGTCGGCATGGGCGATCGCTTTCGCGGCCGCCTCGCGGTTGGCCTTGGAGGCCGGAGTCGCGGGTTGCCCGCGCGTTTCGCCGGAATCCGGCGAGCTTCGGGAAGCGCCCGAATCCGGCGCCAGCGACTTGCTGATCAGGCTATCCTGCTGGGGGGTCAAGCTATCCGATGCGCCGGCGACCGCTCCCGGCGCGGGACCCATGCCCGTGGCGGAAGGTTCGCTTTTCTTCAGCTGGTTGATGATCACGATCAGCACGACGATCAGCACGGCGAAGATGACGATGAAGATCTGCTTATGCGAGGAAACGTGGGTGGAGGTCCGGTCCTTGTAAGGCGCGATGGACGGGGCGGCGTGCACCGCGCCGATCTCGCGGTTGTACTTCTGCACCAGGGCCAGGGCGTCCAGGCCCAGGTAACGTCCCAGGGACCCCAGCAGGGCGCGGATGTACGGATCGCCCGGCAGGAAGTGGTAATTGCCTTGCTCCAGGGCTTCCAGGGCCTGCGGGGATATGCGCAAGTCCGCGCAGATCTTGTTCACGTCCATGTCCGACTCGATGCGCGCCTTGCGCAAGATCGCGCCGACGTTCTCGCCGTCCTGGGTGCCGTTGGCGTTGCTTTCCTCGCTCATGTCTCTCCTAGTCCAGATAGGGGCCCAGCAACCGCAGCGTGAGCTGGATCGGCAGGCCCATGACATTGTAAAAGCA
It includes:
- a CDS encoding S8 family serine peptidase — encoded protein: MIKPRRFIGTACAAAFGLVHSVQAKLPNDSLFQYQWPLKNSGGQLCTGCTVNKVGADMHMEQAWDITTGDSSIIIAILDTGCKWKLPDFAGRIWINKGEIQGNGIDDDGNGLVDDVRGWDFHDNDNDPDDIDGHGTSIASVIGSASNDRLGFAGVDWKCKLMILRDGRDSSGLLDNTSKAIRYAIKMKARVINISRGDTAAALTTEYKDAVAAAIQAGIVVVAGSANNGIEKISVIAQLPGVIAVGATGPDDRRAKGLNPGSAPSNYGDRLDLVAPGDYIPVLDISSNQPYDQMASGTSMATAQVSGVVALLLAQDPRRTPAQIRDILCSSADDLVGDPLEDTPGRDKYYGCGRVNAFRALSQISSIRPPRPSLSQKLNSQIVALNLFTVDGRRVIKSVPAFGIQGFGLTKP
- the hisB gene encoding imidazoleglycerol-phosphate dehydratase HisB — protein: MARKADIKRKTKETDIKLSLDLDAAIDGPISTGSGFLDHMLDLLRKHSGIGLTVECKGDTDIDMHHSAEDIAICLGEALLKAVGDKKGIERYGFYYVTMDEALARCCLDLSGRIGFVYNAAIPSARIGNLDTELVQHFFRSVGENAKMNLHIDLLRGSNAHHCVEGMFKAFARALAMAISPSLRVKDVPSTKGTLGG
- a CDS encoding helix-turn-helix domain-containing protein, which codes for MSEESNANGTQDGENVGAILRKARIESDMDVNKICADLRISPQALEALEQGNYHFLPGDPYIRALLGSLGRYLGLDALALVQKYNREIGAVHAAPSIAPYKDRTSTHVSSHKQIFIVIFAVLIVVLIVIINQLKKSEPSATGMGPAPGAVAGASDSLTPQQDSLISKSLAPDSGASRSSPDSGETRGQPATPASKANREAAAKAIAHADSAASKPASGAGPHAATPATPATPAGKAPVAPPAGTAPAPAPSAATVPAAAPGSSATPGSTAAPAGTAAASAAASMAGLNSAIIKPLIDSVGVRVVRSGKEDFSTLLRLGKQMQVSHTDTIVVMVSKRKSVEVTIGDKTVTPERKRFKIYGTTLKTF